The nucleotide sequence GCCAATGCAATGTTGACCAAGGAACGACGTCCCCAGTTTTCTCTTCCCAATGTTTAAGCGGAAACGCCGACGAGAAGCCGTCGTGGACGAGGTCACGAGTCCTGCTCACCGACGGAATCAGAACGAGGACTCGTAACCTCGTCCACTACGATCGTTTATCAAGAGAAAATCAGATGATTGCCAATTCAACGACACACCGGACCCTCTTCGTTCTAATAGTTCTTGTGAGCTCGTTTTGCTGTGGCTCCGCCTTCGCTGGTGATTGGGTGACCTTGTTCGATGGCAAGAGCCTCGACGGTTGGAAACCATCACGTGACAACACACAGTTCGCGTTGTCAGAAGGAGTCATTGTTGGCACCAGCTCCAGCCAGACTCAGTTCTTGCAGACCGTTGAATCCTACGGTGACTTTGAACTCGAATTGGAAGTCAAACTTCACGACACGGACCTTAATTCGGGCATTCAAATTCGGACTCAACTCACGCGCACGGGCGATAACGGAAAAGTTCGTGCGTCCGTTCACGGCCCGCAAGTCGATATCGGACGATCGCCTGGACGGAGTGGCCACATCTTTAACCAGGGGAATGGCGCATGGATCACGCCGAAAGAAGATCTGATCCGCAATGAAGCGATGGTGAACGGCCACTGGAACAAACTTCGAGTCTTGGCCAAAGGGCCGCGAATTCAAACATGGATCAATGGCAAACAGGTGGGGGATGTCACGGATTCCGAAGCCTACGCAAAGTATCCCTCGGGTGTGATCGCACTGCAGGTCCACGGCGTCAAGAAGTCACCGGAGAAAGCACGACACGTTTCGTTTCGGTCGATTCGCGTCCGTCGACTCGAGAAGAAAT is from Crateriforma conspicua and encodes:
- a CDS encoding 3-keto-disaccharide hydrolase; protein product: MSSFCCGSAFAGDWVTLFDGKSLDGWKPSRDNTQFALSEGVIVGTSSSQTQFLQTVESYGDFELELEVKLHDTDLNSGIQIRTQLTRTGDNGKVRASVHGPQVDIGRSPGRSGHIFNQGNGAWITPKEDLIRNEAMVNGHWNKLRVLAKGPRIQTWINGKQVGDVTDSEAYAKYPSGVIALQVHGVKKSPEKARHVSFRSIRVRRLEKK